The Echinicola rosea genome has a segment encoding these proteins:
- a CDS encoding polysaccharide deacetylase family protein: MNKKRRNIYAQKIAKAVINLGLLKLAKNKALNGDHILSIYFHKPTKEEFEEIIVWLKHNGFQFISMDMLKAIIYDKAPFPKGAVLITVDDGWASNVENMTKVAKYHQVPITIFLATEAIEEGYYWFSTAKKANKQRLGFPNSEEMKKLPNTQRASILQKLKQQTDLGDREAMTIDEIKSIGGNTYVTFGAHTHSHPILPNCTDEEVTNEIKISKEKVSLWSGMEVDTFAYPNGDFGERESKTLKEKGFKLAFSTKAVPLKKGNLKNPFALPRLGFLEGASKEENLCRIMGVWYSKSTFKS, from the coding sequence ATGAATAAGAAACGCCGGAATATATACGCTCAAAAAATAGCAAAAGCGGTCATTAATCTTGGCTTACTAAAGTTAGCTAAAAACAAGGCACTCAATGGAGATCATATTTTATCCATCTATTTTCACAAACCTACTAAAGAGGAATTTGAAGAAATTATCGTATGGCTAAAGCATAATGGATTCCAATTTATCAGCATGGATATGCTAAAAGCCATCATCTATGATAAAGCTCCATTTCCCAAAGGTGCGGTGTTGATCACCGTTGATGATGGATGGGCTTCCAATGTGGAAAATATGACTAAAGTCGCTAAGTACCATCAGGTTCCCATCACCATATTTCTCGCAACCGAAGCCATTGAAGAGGGGTATTATTGGTTTTCAACAGCAAAGAAGGCCAATAAGCAACGGCTAGGCTTTCCGAATTCTGAGGAAATGAAAAAGTTACCCAACACTCAAAGGGCCAGCATTTTACAGAAACTAAAGCAACAAACGGACTTGGGTGATAGGGAAGCCATGACGATCGATGAGATTAAATCCATTGGTGGTAACACTTATGTAACCTTTGGGGCGCATACCCACTCCCATCCGATATTGCCAAACTGTACGGACGAGGAAGTTACTAATGAAATCAAAATCAGTAAAGAAAAAGTATCCCTCTGGTCTGGTATGGAAGTAGACACCTTTGCCTATCCAAATGGAGATTTTGGTGAAAGGGAAAGTAAAACGCTAAAAGAAAAGGGATTTAAATTGGCCTTTTCGACAAAAGCAGTACCGCTGAAAAAAGGTAATTTAAAAAATCCCTTTGCCCTTCCTAGGTTGGGATTTCTTGAAGGTGCATCTAAAGAAGAAAATTTATGTCGCATAATGGGGGTCTGGTATTCCAAATCGACCTTCAAAAGCTAA